Below is a genomic region from Daphnia pulicaria isolate SC F1-1A chromosome 10, SC_F0-13Bv2, whole genome shotgun sequence.
AAATAATAGATGCCCGTAGTGAGGTGCACAAACTATTTCCTTATTACAGGTTTTCTTTGCGATTTCTGGCATTTTATCAcactcaaaataaaataaaaataaagtcgttttatcatGTGTCGTTCACTAAATTGCAGTCTGAAATGTGGGATGGACAGGTTTCGCATTTGCCAGATTGCGAAAATGAGTCGAAAATTGCCAATTCGTTTAAATTATTATCGAGTTTTTTTAACTGAATTtatctttaagaaaaaaaataaaactaaataaattaaataaatcaaaaaccaAATAATACGGATAAAACTACAGATAGGCAAAACTAGATTTGCAACGCTAGTTCTGTCCACTACAGAAAAGTCGTGACACACGAAATATTACAGCTGCTTCAATAACGAAACACCGTTTTCTCATTACTGGTCGCTCAGTGGGAGATGTTTGCCCGACATGCGACGTTTCATCACGACATGTGAAACTTATAACACTTTTGTTCATTTTATATTTCATCCGCCAAACGGCGgggttttcaaatttaaaaaaaaaaaaaaagctaaaacaGACGTTCTCTTTTTGTTGACACATTCTACAGTGTATTTTTTGGGAACAGAATTGTACACAGATCTGGGCGAAATGGAAACCAACAACAATATTTGCCGTTGGCACGATCTAATTCACgcagcaaattttttttttaggggaatgtttttttttttgtctttttgttgtAGTTTGCTGATAGACTCACACCGATATGTTCTataacctatttttttttttgtaacagaTTGCCTTTAAAAAGAATTCTGCGACAAatcagaatttcttttttctcgcgATTGCCGACTTGTCGCCGATGATGTTGGAATAAGAGGCGACAGATAAACTTTCGTTATACATCGACTTCGCTCGCCCTATCTCTCCGAAACGAATAAGAAAGAACGTGATGTACATGTTGTGTGAAACACCAACCAAACTGGTCGAAACAAAGTGAATGTTGACTATAAACGTTCGAAATGAAAacgtgaaattaaaaaaaaatatatgtgaaATCAAAGATCCGAATCAAAAAGTGAATTGACTTTGAATGATTCCAATCCAGATGAAAGTAGACCGACAGATATTCAACAAACATGACcaataagaagaaagaattttccttttttccgatagagaaaaaaccaaaactaaaaaataaagatgtaAATATGTCGAAAGGTGATAATGCTAAAAGAGCCATCTAAAAATTAGTACAATATTAACGACCTTTCAAGAATTGAACCAGTCTAACTTGTGTGTCTGTGAcgccaaatcaaaataaatcgaaACCATCAGCAGTACATGCGCGCCAGCTGTCTGGGGTAAAAGCGCTCGAATAGAAACATCGTGTAGGAGAAGGAATAAGCTCCGCgagagaacttttttttttttttaatggaaactGTTATTATGGAGATAATTCAACACTGAAAAACAAATGGGATAtttgggggagaaaaaaagatggtaaaattatttcttttcttatcattttgaaaaattgcgcTAGTCCCGCACTTGTAAACGCTTTTTTTCTGCTGATGTCTTCTGATAATTTTTTGGGGTATTTTTTTCGGCTGTCGAGCAGGATCGGGAAAGTGTGTGTTTGTTGGTGTTCAACATTGGCAGGCGCCGGCGTTGGGAGCGGGAGTTTGGTCCGTCAATCGCGTTCCTTTCGATGAGTTGACCATGTTGGGATCGCTGTCTAGACTCTCGGACATTTTGTCGCAAATTATGTCCACCAAACGTTCGAAAACCGCCTGATCGATCAATCAAAATAAGATGGGAAATTGAGTTTCGTGTTGATTTATTAGCATATCAGGATATAGTATAACGAATTGATTTACCTTGACGTTAATATTCTCTTTGGCTGACGTTTCGAAGAATTCCAAGCCAAGTTGGTCGGCCAACTGTTTACCTCGCTCGTAGGAGATGACACGCTCATCTTCCATATCGCATTTGTTACCGACTAGGATGACTTGAGCGTTATCCCAAGAATAAGTCTTGATTTGGGTACACCTttacaaatcaaaataaacgtGACTATAGACTAATGTTGTGGATTATTCAAACTGGAcagaaaacccccaaaaataacTCACCAGTCTTGAACACTATTGAAAGATTCTTCATTGGTAATGTCGTACATCAATAAGAAGCCCATAGCTCCGCGGTAGTAGGCCGTTGTGATGGTGCGATATCGCTCCTGCCCTGCCGTGTCCTGCAAATGCGTGAAAATAACGTGATCGTCATTTTGCAGTTTGTCTGTATTTGGCCAGTTTGGGTGCGTGTGTCGTCTTACCCAGATTTGAAGTTTGACCCGCTTATCTTGACGGAAGACGGTCTTGACTTTGAAGTCGATGCCGACGGTTGAGACGAAAGCCGACGTGAAGGAATCATCGGCATAACGGAAGAGAAACGACGTTTTGCCGACACTGCTGTTCCCGATGATCAACAGTTTAAACATGTAATCGAAATTCTGGTCAGCCGCATCCTTTTGCCACCGGTTGTCTTGGCCTacagacatttttttgttaatgtaTATAGCGAGGGCGGCGTTGCCGGCTGAATCAGCTAGTCCTGCtcaatgagaaaaataaaaagaagcccATTCATCATCAAATTGCGTAAGAGCGACTCTCTCTGCCGTCTGAATACATAGTATGCATGCATGTATGTATGCTGCGCTCTGCAACCTACCATCTTTGTCGAGTCGCTGTGAagtatattatataaaaagcagagagagaaacaagtaCTCGATCGATAATATTGTACGAAGACAAGAGACAAGAAAAGCAAGAATAAAAGTGGAGACGAAGGGGGGGAGGAAGATGTTTCTCCTCCAAACCCGCGGAATCAATACTTATGTACCGCTTCTATGCTGCTATACatacaacaacacacaagagAAAGGTGGTACATAGGATAAAGAACAAAGTTTGTTGGGTCCCTTCCGAGCCGAGCGCGCCGACTGGCTACATCAGAATTTCCAGCCGAGAAAAAGGCCAAAGCTAAACGAGGAACTATGTGGACAGTTGTTTAATCGTATGAATAGAAGTTAGTTCTTTATATCCTCCTCAGCGTATTTTACTCGACGTATACCAGCCAATCCACCAGGGTTTTCAGAATTGAAACGTTAAGATATAAAGAGAACTGAGAATAGAGAAGTAACTAGAGCTCCTCTGCGTGCGACATCGAtcgatttactttttttcttcccctctcAAAAtccatccacacacacacatcagcagcaggagagaaaagaaaagaagaagaagaagagctctACTGGTCTAGGGTTGTTGACGTCACACGAGCCTCGCAAGCTGCTGGTGTTTCCATCGATTAGGCCGGAGACCCTCCTGTATATGTTTGTACAGTGTAGATATAGAATCGCCTGTATATATTCCGTTGCGAAccgcatcattttttattttttattttttttttccaaagattCAGCTGAATtctttaattcaatttgtaaGTTTCTGGCATCAGCTTTCTATCTGGCTGTACGTATATCGGTATCTATGGAGACCGGCGAGGTTTGAAAAGGCCGGCTGTGTGACGGAAACCTCCTGCTGATAGATGGCGTAGGCTTTTACAATCTccataataataaatcttttgtGTTCCGCGTCTATCCTGCTGCGGGAAAATGGgggaaggaggaggaaaaaaaaaataccgtcTCTCCTATATACTATTCAAGATATCCGTCTCCATTGTCCTACTTTACATCGGAGCCGCAGCTAGAACGATCCTCGCATTCaaatattcattcattcaaggATCgggattttaacttttttgtggATTGGAGCACAGGAGGCGCGTCGTCTTATATAGTCGATAGGCGTTCATTGGGGTTCCGACGCGTGTTCCGCGTCCGAGTTACACGGCCCAATTCAATGGGGAAAGAAGCGACGGATGTACTGACAGCCCAGCTTTTCACGCAAGTCGTGCTACTGCAAATGGACTTTCAAAAGGAAGATCTATGTATTACATATGAAAGGTATATAGCTCGTTCCCGCAAACTTTCCGTGAAAAATGCATCGCCGGATGAGCGAACGTCATTCAATAGGGGCgccagaaaaaagagaagagagggcGCGCATTTGTGATCGAATCAATAAAGCAATATCTAAAAGCAAGTTGGAgagccagcagagagagactTGCACAGCTGTTTGGTGCGCCATTCTTGTTCAAATCAAATCCCTAATCCAGAAAATTCAGAGAGGAGACCTTCCTCTCTATCTCTCCATTCGAAGGCAAAACAGACTATATCCCGTTGTCCGTCAACTCTCGGGGCGCCTTTCGCTCgatatttattattgattaaCTTTTAGCTGCTGTTGGGCAGATGTATCATTGTCACACTGACTCGTCGCCGTCTATACACAATGCTGTGCACTAGAGGCCAATGgcccttttattcttttcctttcccaTCATCGTACATTTGAGATATTATATACCAATGCATTGTGTAGCGTATATATCTCAGTTCTGGGGGGATTGGATCGTAAGCGGATGAGGCACACGTTTCCTGCACGACCCTctcatctccccccccccctcccgccGCCATACTTGTGGTTACGTTCTGTTTGCCTATAACCTTAAACATACACGCATCATTTCGGTGGAAATGATAAATAATACCAGGAAAAAAACCAAGAGGGAGAATTGATAATCGTTTTTATCACTGACCTGTTTAAGAAGCGGGTTGGGAAAAACAATCCGATCGGATTAATATTATTCGCACTCTTGTTGGTTGTCAAAATCCCCAAAAACGGAAGGATCCAAAAGAGAAGTAAACGTGGCACCGCAAGTCTAGTGGTCCGGGATCCTTTTCAACGATTGAATTCACAATTCTCCCGACAGAGTAACTGAACTTGTGTGTCTCTTTGGTCTTTACAACGacaatttttctctctcgtttgaTTATTTTGTGGGAGCGCGTATGGTTTAATCCCTGTTGGTTACGCCGTTGCACCGGCGACTGGTCGGGCAAAGGGTGTCGTTTCCCTTCCCCCCCAGCTCTTTTCGGGCTGATATAAAACTCCATATAAACGCCCGTCTCTACACTATACGTCCCTGGCTAAATGCGACTGCGTCGACGCCGACCCGCCGCCATTTGTGCGTTTTCTCTCCGTTTTGTTCCCCTCTCTAACGAATGGTCGACAGAAGAGACTGACAGCAGCCTGTGCAATAGGGAAAAAATGTATATACCCAAGAGTCCCAGCGAATCACGTGATGGTTATATTCAGGTGGCAATTCTAAAGGGCTGCTGGGACACGCACAGTTGCACAGACTCATTTTATCTGGTTCGATTCACTTTCCAGAAGAGCAAGTTGGATTGGATATGAAGCCATATCATTAGCCTTTTTCCATCTGACTTTGGTACAAAGCAAAACGAACGGATGAATTtaccaagaagaaaaataacaaaatacaaGGAAACAAATTGTGTTTTGGGTCAAAATTAGCTCAAAAAGAACTCCCTCAAAACTTAATGTTTCCTAATTGGAATTTCGACCCTTGCGTCATCTTGTGCGCAGCTTTTTTTCATAGCCAGCGAGCAGAGAAGAACTCGaccgaatttattgattagaaGACCACGGCGCCAGCGCGCGGCGAAGCATGGCGAATATCATACTATATGCCACGCTTTACCTCATATGGCAATATTTGACGAAGAATTTCCATAGTCTATAAAAGACtaacatacattttttttttcttactcgaGTAATTCTGCCTGCCTGGAGAGCAAAGTTGTAAATGCAGCCCCGGCGTGAAATAATCAATGAAAGGACTTAAGTAATGAGACTATCAAGAATGTTCATGCGACGACGATTgttgttgaaagaaaaaaggatgatTCGTTATAATTCTTCACACGACATAATGCATCCTGTTTATCTAATAATGTTAGTtctagaaaaataataataagaaagagTATATTTATTCAAGTAGAATGctgaaacttttcttcttcagcaGCTCGACTTGATTATTGATTTCCTGTTTCCCCGTGCGCCCACTCCTCTTTTCCTTGCCCAGCAAGAAGAGGGTTCCCAAATCAGTCGATGTAATCAAAATCTCGCGTGTAGCGACTCTTTTCGTCGATAattcaatatttcattttactgACAACTTGTcggtttcttcgtttttttacaATCTGCACAATTCCATCATGGATTCGAACATGACGTCTAATTTACTGAGTTCCAAATTCAGACCAATCATTGAGATACAGACACATCAAGGGCCAGAGGCTCCAAGCCCAATTCAGTACAAGAGTGCCAGCAATCATCATAATGCTCAAGAACTGGCCACTCGATTCCTATTCGAATGCGGTGAGTAGACAACATTGCACTTGACAGTTTTATATGTAAATGCTTCATGTCTTTATCCTTTGCATTTGATAGGAGCCAAACTGAAAACCAACCCTCTCACTGCAGCGGTAGCTGCCCAAATTTATCACCGATTTTTAGATGCTGTCAATGATTCAAGCTATGATCCTTATGTGAGTGAGaaacatagaaaaaaaaaacagaatatgTGTTAATGTGTGTTATGTTTTTAATAGATGATTGCAGCCACAGCTCTTTACATTGCCAGTAAACAGCAAGATGAACCTGTCAAAATCAGGGATCTCATCAATGTGGTTCACAGAACTCTCAACCGAGATCCTGAAGTTCTGGACCTGTCTGAAGAATATTGGAACTACAGGGACTCAATAGTCCAAGCAGAGCTTCTGACCATGAGGATGATCAATTTTAAAACCATAAATCCAGACATTCACTTGGTCAGTTTGTGATATTTTACATGCCCTCCTATATATGAAGTTGATAGATAACTCATATTGTTCTGTTACAGTATATGCTGAATTACTTGAAAACACTGGCATCCTGGATTCCTCCAGCTGTTTGGGAAAAATCCCCATTAGTCAAATTGTGCTGGACTCTGTTACAGGATTTTCATCACTGCAAGGTCGTCATTCAATACGAGCCCCAACTGGTCGCTTTAGCTATCATCTACTATGGGCTACAGCTTTGTGGAATAATGATCCCGTGCACCACCGAACAAGATCAACTCCCATGGCACGAGGTATGCCTTGTTTAAACTTCACTCATCTATTTGACTTTTCTCGTAAcagatttttttgtccaatatTGTTTTAGGCCTTTTACAAAaatgccaaaaaagaagaaatctggAACATAATCGAGCATTTGCTGGCCTTATACGAACACGATAAAGACATAAAGCACTAGCTCCTTTGATGATTGTAAAACTTGAccgaaaaagtaaaagtaaataaacgaaacacgattttcattttttgtaagAATACAAAGGATGTTGTGTGTAATGCAGCAATTCGAATTGCGGTAGAATGCCCAACTTTTCTTACTGAGCCTTATAGATGTAACAGATACATAAAGGTATAACAAAAGCACACACGGGCAAAGGGAATATTGGGGGAGGGGGTAGGTACTGAGAGTAAAGAAAATTACCAGATAATTATATCAAGTACAGCCAGACAGGGAAGTAAAGGAAAGAGCATATTGGTTAgataagaattatttttttttttcataggaCCGATTCCGCATACTTATATTGTAATAGTAGTATGGATAGATTGATAAGATAGACGGATAGAAACATAGCTGTACACTTTACATCGTCGAATTGAACGCACGCAAAAGAAACCCCACACTCTTTCACACaccaatgaaaaaaacaaacaaaaataaacgacACAAAATTATGCAGGGAATTCAAAAAGGAGGAATCATACGGCGGGGAGGGTTATCAACGCACTTGTTTTTcccttggtttttttttgcacaTTGACACGCAGCaaacgaagaaaatgaaagaaaagagaccaCATAATTCTACGCGAGATTTCTCAAACAGCAGCCGAATACAATCCCTTTCTACCTTTTTCCCACATTTCTTTATTGTCTTTATAGTCTGttattcaaagaaaagaaaaaagaaaaaaacaaggaaaagggaaaacggaAAGAATCGGAAGAGCGACATTTGACAACACAAAAATACTATCCGTTTCTTTCCCGGGGAAAGGTGGGGCAAAAGATATTCAATGTTTTATAAGGTGAACGACAGAAAACGGGGATATTGGCGACAAAAATataagtaaataataataataattaaaaaaaaaaatgagggaacaaacaaatcaacacAACACGCCTTAGTAATATCGCAGGTACAGTTGAATCGAACCAATCAtccgtgttttctttttccgcccACCACCGTGTCCCAGACgacaaaaaatatacatatatagaGCATGGCGGATATTTCTGTGTTCAAtataatgtgtgtgtgtgtatgtgtgtaggaTGCATCGCAAAAGTCACTTGGTTTTTCACATGTAACAGCTCTCGTCTtctcatttcttctttaagGTCAGCAGAGAAAAACAGGTCAATCGGAGATGTTACTCAAGCCTTGTACGCGTAAATGAAATCACTCAAAAGACAAACCGCCACCATTACATTACTCACGCATCCcttcccctcccccctccacacacaagagaggcgcaaaatgaaagcgataaTAAAgccggccaaattatcataatgaatcaacaaaaagagaggaggaggagtaataataataataatataatgtcTGGTGTACGCGAAGGGCAGAAGGAGAGTAATTAAAGAAGGAACGCAGGGATTGGAGGaaagtgggaaaaaaaaatcaacacgaAACAAAACTGCAATGAcggagaaattgaaaaaaagggggagggggaAATCGGAGATCAAAAAAGGTAACTCGTCGAGGGGTTCTGGTTTTCGAATTGTGttgtgtttttaatgtttaaatcttttcgtttttatgaACGAATCGTGTGTGAGTGTCTAAAGACAAAGCGCGAGAGATGAAACGAGAGGGAAAGGCGCAAAAGTGAATCagtgagaaagagagagagagaaagacgttCAACCGGTCCCGATGGTGCTCAAAACTCCCTCTCCCTTCGtggagaaaacaaacaaaaaggaaattgtaAACGGAAATCCCTACTCTCCGAGTACTTCGAATAATGGTAATAATTAAAGAGAAATTAAAGGGAAAGAATCTGGGTAAATGTCTGCAAAAAAACGGGTTAACCAACCAACAAACTAATTAGCAAAATATCCCAGGTGGGGAAACTCCATTTCCCCTTACTTGTGGCTTGTGTAGACGTCATGTTTcattcagctttttttttcttcttcttatttttatttgtttttctctttttatttaaatagatGTGGGTGCTTCTTCGTCTCCTTCATAAGACGAATTTGTGTTGGAATCATCCGCGGTGCTCTCGGACTTTGAGTGAGAATCATCCGCCGCGAGAATCGGCGGATCTTTGGTCCTCGTTGACATGGCTGCGTCAGAGTCGGAATTCTCTTCAGCCATCGAGTCTCGCTGTGCCTTGAACACTCGTGCCTCTACAGTGTCATTAGGGTTTCGTTCTTCCTTTGTCGGTGCATCCGAGCCATCACTGAATGCAATCTGCTTTCGCTGACGATATTCCAGAATGGATAGCTAAAACAGCCAAATATGCCacatgaaaatctgaatttcaaattcaaaatgtaaatttaaatCAGCATACCTTTCGCTTGATGGGTTTCGGCTTCTCCTCCCGGATAACCTCCTGGATCACATCAGTTGTGACAGCGTCTGGCACGTCACTAAGATTGCGACACCGCATAAACTGGGCGTCTGGAGCTCTAAACTCCCACGTTGGTCGAGACGATGAAATGAAAAGGCTACCTTCGTGAAACTGCGTCAGAGCAGCTGCGGCGTTGACGTGTTCGTCGGCTGATGCAAAGGCGACAGCATTTGTCTCGGGCTGCACTGGCACACTTTCCTCGGATTGGGAAGCCCACATTTGTTGAGAAGTCTCGCTGACGTACCCGTTGGTCGGCGAACCTAAACCGACGTTGCCTTTAGCCAGTTCTAACGTAGGCGGCAGTGGTGGAGTGGGCGGATCACAGGATTCATTTAGGTGACCACCagaccgctgctgctgctgcgtctgATTTACTTCGGCTAGTCCATCGTCAAACTCGGATGGAGTTCCTCGGCTATTTTCAGCAGACAGAGATTCGACATTGGATTCATCTTTCTCCATCAAGGGCTGCAACCCAGACTCGTTGGCAACGTTTTCATTCGATCCGATGACTCCAACGTTGGATGGCGTGGGTGTTGATGGTGGCGTGAATGATGTCTCGGATGACATAGAAGCTCGAGCTAAGCGTCTCTTTTTAAGGGGAGTAACGTGATCTAACACTTCATTGCCCGGAACTATACCACCTGGACCAAGGCCACCAACGCCTAGACAGCCGCCACCTCCACCACCGACAGGCGACTCCGTTTCCGTTTCTTCGCTGATGGCCTGCCTTAACCATCGCTTCTTTGCCGATCCACCAGGTCCGCCGCTACCAGGTAAAGGAGCAGCCCAGGCGTTCTCGTCGTTCGAGTGGCCTCCCTCTCCGTGCGGGTCGGGAGAAGCTGAGCCGGCCGATGATTTCAACGAAGCAAGAGTCGAAGGCCTGCAACCATTCAAAATCATGTTGTAGGGAGGTTTCGAGTCTGGTGCTGATTGCTGCGTAGTCGTCGCGCCATACCGAAGATGGGCCGTCCGCAAGGGACGAGTAGGACTTCGTGGGTTGGGATTTCTCATGTAACATACTGgcacagaaagagagagagaatttgAACCGCCCAGCGGGTCATTGGAGTCTCCTTTGTTTCCGTTTAACTCACTGCCGTCACCGGTCCAATGATTAAAAACCACCTGTATCACATTCATACATAGATAATCATGAATAACCGGTGGTCAGAATTGATATTTATCTCCATTTTTCGCCTTACCTTTTTGGTCTTGGGGCATTTAAAAGCCATGGTAGATGGATCATCACCAGGTGTGCCTGGAGTGGGTTGACCAGGACTACTGCTACTTCCACCGTGCTCGGATTCTTCTTCAGTCGCCGAATGCCCAGAGTGAACCTCACCGGATAAAGCACGCATTCGTATGCGCGAACTTTCGCAGATACTGGTTCCACTACTAGATCGTCGCATGCGACCGCCTCGCTTCCTGCAAAGGCTTCGCAATCATTCCACGGATTAAAACaactccaaaaaagaaaacaaatgcaaagaaatgagaaaacttaCCCTCTGCGAAAAGTTTTGGTTCTGGCTTCTTGGACCATGATGACACGCTTTTCCATGGATGCATTATTTCCTGATCCATGAGAAGGGGGTGGGTCTACTTCATCGCCTATATCGTCTTTATCATCTCTCGGATCTTTGCGATGCGTTGTTTTGGCTATCGATTCTTGACGCCTTTGTTGCGCCTTCTCCATTCTTTCAAAGGCTTTCATGATGGCTTCCATCTTCCTCTCTTCACGTGACTACAATAACAGATAAACATGTTGGAGTCGAAGAATATCAACAAGATTGCAAACCAAGTTTTTCTTACCAatggcttcttctttttagatgACGTTTCGTTGTCCAAAGTGCCTTGCCCGTCTGGTTCATCCTGAAGATTTATGCTGTCGTCCTGAGAATCTTCGCCTTCTGTTACGACGACTGAAACCTTGGAAGGAGTGCGTTGCTGGCGCTTGATGGGCGTCGGTAGCAGCGCACACGGCGTAGGTGGAGTCGCAGGTACTGAGGTTTGGACAGCTGGGACAGAGGCTGTCGGTGTAGTCACCGGCGACTCGATTGGTCCAGTCACCGAAGGATTGGCCATGGTGGGATTGGAAGAAGTATCGGTTGCCGTAGAATCAGTCCTCCTCCTTCGACGCTTGCGGTCGACTTCAACTGGAGACAAAACCGACAAAGGGTTGGTGGCTGGGGCCAATCCGGTGCGAGCTCCGCTGTCCTTGTTTCTCATGTGCGGGCACCCTTCGTATGGGCAGGGCAGAGGATTTTTCACATCGTGAGCTACTGTGATCTCCTCGCTTTCAAGGATGTCAGTTTTGGCAACCAGCAACAAATGGACAGAACCTTTTTCAACCTTGTGCTTGATCTAAAATAGGTGTTCAATGATCAATATTAGTTTTAAAgaacaacttgaaaaaaacagagaacattttgagaataagTTTACCTCCGCATTAGGTTGACACGACTGCCAGACAAATCTAGCCTCATTGCCGTAGCTGCGCCCGTCAACACACATCTCGACGACAGGTGTGATGCTGTCATTGCTACTGGCTAGTAGGTGGTGGAAGATAATATGGGGTGTTGGGCGTAGAGCCGAAGCACCAGATCCACTCAGTACAGGGCCGTCACCCGACTTGTAGGGCCTCAGCTGGCTAGCTAGCATGTACTTTCCACGGCATTCGATTACTGGCGACCCACAGTGTATCGGGTTTGCGGCAACTAACGTCTACAACAAAGGAAATCAATCATACATTAAGTACTACATGAAATGGAACTCAACGGCGACAATCTATACCTTGTAACCTCCAGCTTTACTAGCAAGACGGTAAATAGGCGTTGGAGAAGGCGGAGAGAGCAGTTCGCCGCCGAACCCATTAGGTCGGACAGCTGCTACGCGAGCTCTTAACTCGGGTGAATAATGATTGGTGACCGCTTCTTCGTAATGGTCAATCCACTGAAGCAACAGTTCACCATTGGGATGGTTTCTACCTCCTGATGGACTGTTTTCAGTAGCAGAGGAAGTCGTCCCACCAACGTCAATAACATCAGACGAAGATTTAGTGCGAAACATCTAAAGAAAACCGATAAAAACGAAAGATAAAACGCATATTTTTCATGGGTATTATAAAAGGcaaatttacttttctttttcgtggaACAGATTCTTCCTGTTTTTCAATTCCCCTTCGTTTCCATTTTGGCTGACCGACTCGTTTACCAGTCCGCTGAAATTTCTCGGTTCGATCGGTTGCACTACTTCCGCCTTTGGCGCCTCCACGCGAATACTTTGGTCCAGCGCTGTTGGCGGTGTATGTCCGCTGAAACTTTTTTGGGGTCTTTTCCACGTCGATGTAATCTTCGGGTTTGGTTCTGTCCTTACTCCGCTCTCTACGAGTCGCTGAAGTGCGATCGAGGCTACTTGACGGAGGAGGTGTGGTGAGGCGAAATTCCTGCCGTTTACGGTATTGAATAGCTCGAGCTCTGGCTCGATCTACTCTGCGCGGTTGACACAACTCACACAAAAACTCGTCGGGTATGTTATTACGGTCCAAATTCATACAATCAACATGTTGCCACACActgaaataacaataataatttaattgaattacattttccgctttaaaatttgaagattATGTAAACTTACGAGCATCGATCACAACAAATCATATAGCCATCATCGTGTCCAAAtttactaaaaagaaaaatgaaatgtgtgagtgaaaacaataaatttttaaatgtcaaagTAGAGTTACCAAATACAGCGCGTAACACTCTCGTCGATGTTGTTTAGA
It encodes:
- the LOC124314241 gene encoding ras-related protein Rab-3; protein product: MSVGQDNRWQKDAADQNFDYMFKLLIIGNSSVGKTSFLFRYADDSFTSAFVSTVGIDFKVKTVFRQDKRVKLQIWDTAGQERYRTITTAYYRGAMGFLLMYDITNEESFNSVQDWCTQIKTYSWDNAQVILVGNKCDMEDERVISYERGKQLADQLGLEFFETSAKENINVKAVFERLVDIICDKMSESLDSDPNMVNSSKGTRLTDQTPAPNAGACQC
- the LOC124314219 gene encoding cyclin-Q-like, which translates into the protein MDSNMTSNLLSSKFRPIIEIQTHQGPEAPSPIQYKSASNHHNAQELATRFLFECGAKLKTNPLTAAVAAQIYHRFLDAVNDSSYDPYMIAATALYIASKQQDEPVKIRDLINVVHRTLNRDPEVLDLSEEYWNYRDSIVQAELLTMRMINFKTINPDIHLYMLNYLKTLASWIPPAVWEKSPLVKLCWTLLQDFHHCKVVIQYEPQLVALAIIYYGLQLCGIMIPCTTEQDQLPWHEAFYKNAKKEEIWNIIEHLLALYEHDKDIKH